One stretch of Armigeres subalbatus isolate Guangzhou_Male chromosome 2, GZ_Asu_2, whole genome shotgun sequence DNA includes these proteins:
- the LOC134210924 gene encoding general transcription factor IIE subunit 1-like, with product MGDQRYVTEIPSSLKQLARFVVRGFYTIEDALVVDMLVRNPCMKEDDICELLKFERKMLRSRIAVLKNDKFLQVRLKMETGPDGKAQKVNYYFINYKTFVNVVKYKLDHMRKRMETEERDATSRASFKCPSCKKTFTDLEADQLFDFTTGEFRCTFCGSTVEEDSSALPKKDSRLLLAKFNEQLQPLYDLLRQVEDIKLAPEILEPEPVDIDTIRGIIKPTNRFPTEQWSGEATRSSGFAVEETRVDVTIGDSDAMESTTQRKDRPVWMTESTVVTNDAEDNSVESILEKAAFTSTQPSSASTNTNVISSSRNRKDNDDIMSVLLQHEKQSSRNATNDAIRGLGVNNENSSDSSDEEKDIDNTEVPTVEIMDSDSDDDTPTVTVAGRPYPLDEINDTLIAEMTPQEKETYIQVYQDHFSHMYD from the exons ATGGGTGATCAACGCTACGTTACTGAGATTCCCAGTAGTTTGAAACAACTCGCTAGGTTTGTCGTACGTGGATTCTATACCATTGAAGATGCACTGGTAGTCGATATGCTTGTACGCAATCCGTGCATGAAGGAGGAcgacatttgcgagctgctgaaattcGAACGTAAAATGTTACGCTCTCGAATAGCGGTACTGAAAAACGACAAATTTCTGCAGGTGCGGTTGAAAATGGAAACTGGCCCGGATGGCAAAGCGCAGAAGGTTAATTACTATTTCATCAACTATAAAACCTTCGTGAATGTTGTGAAATATAAACTGGACCACATGCGGAAACGCATGGAGACTGAGGAACGTGATGCAACCAGCCGCGCCAGCTTCAAGTGTCCTTCGTGCAAAAAAACTTTCACAGATCTGGAAGCAGatcaattgtttgatttcacaACCGGCGAATTCAGATGTACATTTTGCGGGAGTACAGTAGAAGAGGATAGCTCCGCGCTACCAAAGAAAGATTCTCGCTTACTATTAGCGAAATTCAACGAGCAATTGCAACCGCTGTACGATCTGCTGCGACAAGTTGAAGATATCAAACTTGCTCCAGAGATTCTAGAACCGGAACCAGTGGACATCGATACAATAAGAGG taTTATCAAGCCTACTAACAGATTCCCAACAGAGCAGTGGTCGGGTGAGGCAACGCGTTCGAGTGGTTTCGCCGTTGAAGAAACTCGGGTGGATGTCACGATTGGAGATTCGGATGCCATGGAATCGACTACACAGCGAAAGGATCGTCCAGTATGGATGACAGAATCGACAGTCGTCACCAATGATGCAGAAGATAACTCCGTAGAGTCGATACTGGAGAAAGCTGCGTTCACTTCGACGCAACCATCGTCGGCGAGTACTAATACTAATGTTATATCATCTTCGCGCAATCGCAAAGACAATGATGACATTATGTCAGTACTGTTGCAACACGAGAAGCAAAGTTCACGAAATGCTACGAACGATGCTATACGTGGATTGGGTGTCAATAACGAAAATTCCAGTGATAGTAGCGACGAGGAGAAGGATATCGATAACACAGAAGTGCCCACTGTGGAGATTATGGATTCTGATTCAGACGACGATACACCCACGGTGACGGTAGCAGGAAGACCGTATCCTCTAGATGAAATCAACGATACGCTTATTGCCGAAATGACGCCACA